GGCACCGTGTGGGGCGCGGCGATCGGGGCGTTCCTGCTGGTCACGATCGACCGAGCGCTCCCGGTTCTCGGCATTCCGGACTTCTGGCAGCGCGCCGTCGTCGGTGCGCTCATCATCGGTGCGGTCGTCCTCGATCGGGTCCTCGCGGCCAGACAGGAACGCAAGCTGATCGAGTCGCGGGCGGAGAGATGAGCATGTCGATCGACGAGGCCGTCAACGAGCGTACGTACGCCGACTACTCGCGCCCGCTGCTGTGGCGCGTGCTGCTGACCCGTGAGTTCGCAGTCATCGCCCTGCTGGTGATCGTCTACTTCTACGCGTACGGTAACGTCGCGAACTTCGACGGACCGCTCACGCTGTACTACCTGTTCCTCGACATTGCGCCGATCCTGTTGATCGCGCTGCCGATGACGTTGGTGATCATCACCGGCGAGATCGACCTGTCGGTGGCGAGCATCATGGGTCTCACCAGCGTCATGCTCGGCATCTTCTACCACGACTTCGACCTGCCGATGATCGTCGCGTTCGTCCTCGCGATCGCCGTCGGAACCCTGTGCGGTGCATTCAACGGCTTCCTGGTCGCGTACGTCGGGCTGCCGTCGCTTGCCGTGACGATCGGCAGCCTGGCGCTGTTCCGCGGTATCGCAGTCGGGCTGCTCGGCACCGAGGCGATCACCGACTTCGACGAGAAGTGGACCGACCTGGCCACCGAACGCATCGGCGGCGACAGCAGCTATCCGGTCATCCTGATCGCCTTCGTCGTCCTCGCAATCGCGTTCGCGATCCTGTTGCACTTCTCGACCTTCGGCCGCGGCGTCTACGAGATCGGGCTGAACGATCAGGCCGCTCGGTTCACCGGCGTCAACGTGGAGCGTACGAAGTTCTGGCTGTTCCTGCTCGCCGGTGCGGTTTCGGCGTTCGCCGGTGTCTTCTACACGCTGCGCTACGGCAGTGCTCGCGGCGACAACGCCGAGTACTACGAGCTGCAGGTGATCGCTGCGGTCCTGCTCGGCGGGGTCTCGATCTTCGGCGGACGCGGAGCGCTGCACGGCGTGATCGCGGGCGTACTCCTGATCGGCGTCGTCTCCAGCGCGATGCGTTTGGAGAACGTCTCGACCAACTTCACCAACATCGTGATCGGTGGGCTCCTCGTGCTCTCCGTCATCTCCGGAAGCCTGCTCTCCTGGGTTTCTGGGCTCCGGGCGAGGCGTTCGCGTACCGGCCAAGGGGCATCCGCACCCGGCGGGAAGCCGTCCGGCGAGTAACCAACGAAAGGCACATCCATGTTGACAAAGAACCGGCCACTGGCCGCCTTCGCCGGCCTCGCACTAGCGGCGAGCCTGGGTCTGACCGCCTGCGGCGGAGACGATGACGGCGGAGGCGGCTCCGGTGGCGACGCCGGGATCACCTTCCTGCCGAAGAACCTCGGCAACCCGTACTTCGACGCCAGCACGACAGGCGGCGAGAAGGCAGCCAAGGAGTTCGACGGCTCGATCGACGAGGTCGGGCCCGACCAGGCGACGCCGGACTCCCAGGTGTCGTTCATCAACACAGCAGCCCAGCAGGGTGTCGGCGCGCTCGTGGTGTCGGCCAAC
The sequence above is drawn from the Nocardioidaceae bacterium SCSIO 66511 genome and encodes:
- a CDS encoding ABC transporter permease → MSIDEAVNERTYADYSRPLLWRVLLTREFAVIALLVIVYFYAYGNVANFDGPLTLYYLFLDIAPILLIALPMTLVIITGEIDLSVASIMGLTSVMLGIFYHDFDLPMIVAFVLAIAVGTLCGAFNGFLVAYVGLPSLAVTIGSLALFRGIAVGLLGTEAITDFDEKWTDLATERIGGDSSYPVILIAFVVLAIAFAILLHFSTFGRGVYEIGLNDQAARFTGVNVERTKFWLFLLAGAVSAFAGVFYTLRYGSARGDNAEYYELQVIAAVLLGGVSIFGGRGALHGVIAGVLLIGVVSSAMRLENVSTNFTNIVIGGLLVLSVISGSLLSWVSGLRARRSRTGQGASAPGGKPSGE